From the genome of Campylobacter magnus, one region includes:
- the rpsL gene encoding 30S ribosomal protein S12, producing MPTINQLVRKERKKVISKSKSPALKECPQRRGVCTRVYTTTPKKPNSALRKVAKVRLTSGFEVISYIGGEGHNLQEHSIVLVRGGRVKDLPGVKYHIVRGALDTAGVAKRTVSRSKYGAKRPKEGAAKK from the coding sequence GTGCCTACTATCAATCAATTAGTTCGCAAAGAGCGCAAAAAAGTGATTAGCAAGAGCAAATCACCTGCGCTAAAAGAGTGTCCGCAAAGACGTGGAGTTTGTACTCGTGTATATACAACTACACCTAAAAAACCAAACTCAGCGCTTCGTAAAGTTGCCAAAGTTCGCTTAACAAGCGGATTTGAGGTTATTAGCTACATTGGTGGTGAGGGACACAACCTACAAGAGCACAGCATCGTGCTAGTTCGTGGCGGTCGTGTTAAGGACTTACCAGGTGTTAAATACCATATCGTTCGCGGTGCTTTGGATACTGCTGGTGTTGCTAAAAGAACAGTTTCTCGCTCTAAATACGGTGCAAAAAGACCAAAAGAGGGTGCAGCGAAAAAATAA
- the alaS gene encoding alanine--tRNA ligase, whose amino-acid sequence MDVRAEYLKYFKNLGHEVIESAPLVPDDATLLFTNAGMVPFKSIFTGAVPRPIPPIRTSCQTCIRAGGKHNDLDNVGYTARHHTFFEMLGNFSFGEYFKKEAIGYAWEFVTGVLKLPKERLYVSVYEKDDEAYELWKAYVIDESHIYRFGEKDNFWAMGDTGPCGPCSEIYYDQGAEHFKGEEDYMGGDGDRFLEIWNLVFMQYERSSDGTLSPLPKPSIDTGMGLERVQAILEGKFSNYDTELFMPLINHVAKLCGIPYEYEKGASYRVIADHIRSVSFLLAQGVNFDKEGRGYVLRRILRRAVRHGYLLGIKEPFMYKLVDTLCQIMGSHYTYLNEKKENIKELIRLEEERFLATISAGLELFNAELANTKDVFSGEVAFKLYDTYGFPLDLTADMLREKGLSVDSAKFDELMNEQKARAKASWKGSGDAKAESGDFKELLEEFGENEFVGYDNLSWNSRILALLDENFKRVSSLNSGVGYVLLDKTPLYARSGGQCGDTGFVGKNEVLDTTKHFGLNLAQIKVKEPLKVGENVEVKVNESARLQTRRHHSATHLLHAALRKFLGEHIAQAGSSVEPNRLRFDFSHPKPVTSQELEQIESWVNAQIQKGAKAKTEIMDIESAKNSGAIALFGEKYGEMVRVLTLGESKEFCGGTHVENINEIGSFFITKESGVSAGVRRIEAICASSATQYTNELRHELGECEIELKNADLLSAIKKLKAELKAAKDELKNASSNSSLESFDIKGAKVVISEFGGDIKSKIDELKNGADKVIAVLANVKDGKVSLAVGVKGCELKAGEIVSKIAPIINGGGGGRSDFATAGGKDPSRLNEAFKSAKELISASL is encoded by the coding sequence ATGGATGTAAGAGCTGAATATTTAAAGTATTTTAAAAATCTTGGGCATGAAGTAATAGAGAGTGCGCCGCTGGTGCCTGATGATGCGACTTTGCTATTTACAAACGCTGGTATGGTGCCATTTAAGAGCATTTTTACAGGTGCTGTGCCTCGCCCTATTCCACCCATACGCACTAGCTGTCAAACCTGCATAAGAGCTGGTGGCAAGCATAATGACTTAGATAATGTAGGCTACACCGCACGCCACCATACTTTTTTTGAGATGCTAGGAAATTTTAGCTTTGGCGAGTATTTCAAAAAAGAAGCAATAGGCTATGCGTGGGAGTTCGTAACTGGCGTGCTAAAACTGCCAAAAGAGCGTCTTTATGTAAGTGTATATGAAAAAGACGATGAAGCTTATGAGCTGTGGAAGGCTTATGTGATTGATGAGAGCCATATTTACCGCTTTGGCGAAAAAGATAATTTCTGGGCGATGGGCGATACTGGGCCTTGTGGGCCATGTTCTGAGATCTACTACGACCAAGGCGCAGAGCATTTTAAAGGCGAAGAAGACTACATGGGCGGCGATGGCGATCGCTTCCTTGAGATTTGGAACCTTGTATTTATGCAATACGAGCGCTCAAGCGATGGCACGCTAAGCCCACTACCAAAGCCTAGTATAGATACTGGTATGGGTTTAGAGCGTGTTCAAGCGATTTTAGAGGGCAAGTTTAGCAACTACGATACTGAACTTTTCATGCCTTTAATAAACCATGTAGCAAAATTATGCGGAATTCCGTATGAATATGAAAAAGGCGCAAGTTATAGAGTAATCGCTGATCATATTCGCTCGGTTAGTTTTTTACTAGCTCAGGGTGTAAACTTTGATAAAGAGGGCCGTGGATATGTGCTTAGACGCATTTTGCGCCGTGCTGTACGCCACGGATATTTGCTTGGCATAAAAGAGCCATTTATGTATAAGTTAGTTGATACTCTTTGCCAGATTATGGGCTCGCACTATACTTATTTAAATGAAAAGAAAGAAAATATTAAAGAGCTAATCCGCCTTGAAGAAGAGAGATTTCTAGCTACTATTTCGGCTGGGCTTGAGCTATTTAACGCTGAGCTAGCAAATACAAAAGATGTATTTTCTGGCGAGGTGGCATTTAAGCTATATGATACTTACGGCTTTCCGCTTGATCTAACTGCTGATATGCTAAGAGAAAAAGGGCTAAGTGTAGATAGCGCAAAGTTTGATGAGCTAATGAATGAGCAAAAAGCAAGAGCTAAGGCTAGTTGGAAAGGTAGCGGCGATGCGAAGGCTGAAAGTGGCGATTTTAAAGAGCTTTTAGAAGAGTTTGGCGAAAATGAGTTTGTAGGATATGATAATTTAAGCTGGAATTCTAGAATTCTAGCCCTTTTAGATGAGAACTTTAAGCGTGTAAGCTCTCTTAACTCAGGTGTGGGTTATGTTCTGCTTGATAAAACTCCGCTTTATGCTAGAAGTGGTGGGCAGTGCGGCGATACGGGCTTTGTAGGCAAAAATGAAGTGCTTGATACCACAAAGCACTTTGGGCTAAATCTAGCGCAAATCAAGGTCAAAGAGCCACTAAAAGTGGGCGAAAATGTAGAAGTAAAAGTAAATGAAAGCGCAAGACTTCAAACTCGCCGTCATCATAGTGCTACGCACTTGCTTCACGCCGCACTTCGCAAATTCCTTGGTGAGCATATCGCTCAAGCTGGATCTAGCGTGGAGCCAAATCGCTTGCGCTTTGACTTTTCGCATCCAAAGCCAGTAACTAGCCAGGAATTAGAGCAGATTGAAAGCTGGGTAAATGCACAAATCCAAAAAGGAGCAAAGGCAAAAACTGAAATAATGGACATTGAGAGTGCTAAAAACTCAGGTGCAATCGCACTTTTTGGCGAGAAATACGGAGAAATGGTGCGTGTGCTAACGCTTGGTGAGAGCAAGGAATTTTGCGGCGGCACGCATGTAGAAAATATAAATGAAATCGGCTCATTTTTCATCACAAAAGAAAGCGGTGTAAGTGCTGGCGTTAGGCGCATCGAAGCCATTTGTGCTAGTTCTGCTACGCAGTATACAAACGAGCTAAGACATGAGCTTGGCGAGTGCGAAATAGAGCTGAAAAATGCTGATTTGCTAAGTGCTATTAAAAAACTAAAAGCTGAGCTAAAAGCAGCCAAAGACGAGCTAAAAAATGCTAGTTCTAATAGCAGTTTAGAAAGCTTTGATATAAAAGGCGCAAAGGTTGTAATCAGCGAGTTTGGTGGCGATATAAAAAGCAAAATTGACGAGCTAAAAAATGGAGCCGATAAAGTAATAGCCGTGCTAGCAAATGTAAAAGACGGCAAAGTAAGCTTAGCTGTGGGCGTAAAAGGCTGTGAGCTAAAAGCAGGTGAAATAGTGAGCAAAATCGCACCTATAATAAATGGTGGCGGTGGTGGCAGAAGTGACTTTGCCACAGCAGGTGGCAAAGACCCAAGCCGCTTAAATG
- a CDS encoding outer membrane protein assembly factor BamD, translating into MKYTFILIFALIFSACSTFNKKDDALFNLTPSEWFAQILSDIRDKNLDNADEHYISFASEHINSDYLPQTVLILSAAHTAEERYTMANFYLDEYIKRFGDTQGIEYAKFLKIKANFDSFAKPNRNQTLMLKSIDEISEFLAQYPNSQYRPLIETMLAKLHLAQTYLHEEIASLYERRGREDSAQIYRDRLEQGGIGTDDFVRPTLPWYMRPFE; encoded by the coding sequence ATGAAATATACTTTTATATTGATTTTTGCGCTAATATTTAGTGCTTGTAGCACTTTTAATAAAAAAGACGACGCACTTTTTAATCTCACGCCTAGTGAGTGGTTTGCGCAGATTTTAAGTGATATCCGTGATAAAAACCTAGATAACGCTGATGAACACTATATCAGCTTTGCAAGCGAGCATATAAACTCTGATTATCTACCTCAAACTGTGCTTATCCTCTCAGCTGCTCACACCGCAGAGGAGCGCTATACTATGGCAAACTTCTACCTTGATGAGTATATCAAGCGTTTTGGTGATACGCAGGGCATTGAGTATGCGAAATTTCTTAAAATCAAAGCAAATTTTGATAGCTTTGCTAAGCCAAATCGCAATCAAACTTTGATGCTAAAAAGCATTGATGAGATTAGTGAATTTCTAGCTCAGTATCCAAACTCGCAGTATCGCCCACTTATAGAGACTATGCTAGCAAAACTTCATCTTGCGCAGACTTATTTACACGAAGAAATCGCTAGTCTATACGAGCGCAGAGGCAGAGAAGATAGCGCACAGATCTACCGTGATAGGCTAGAGCAAGGCGGCATAGGCACAGATGATTTTGTGCGTCCAACCTTGCCTTGGTATATGCGTCCATTTGAATAG
- the rpsG gene encoding 30S ribosomal protein S7, with protein sequence MRRRKAPVREVMPDPVYSSKIITKFINSLMYDGKKSVATEIMYGALKAIESKNKEVKGIDVFNDAIDNVKPVMEVKSRRVGGATYQVPVEVRPARQQALAIRWIISFARKRSEHTMIEKLAGELLDAANSRGSAFKKKEDTYKMAEANKAFAHYRW encoded by the coding sequence ATGAGAAGAAGAAAAGCTCCCGTTAGGGAAGTAATGCCTGATCCAGTTTATTCAAGCAAGATCATTACAAAATTTATCAACTCACTTATGTATGATGGCAAAAAATCAGTTGCCACAGAAATCATGTATGGTGCTCTAAAAGCAATCGAGAGCAAGAATAAAGAAGTAAAAGGCATAGATGTCTTTAACGACGCTATAGACAATGTAAAACCAGTAATGGAAGTAAAATCACGCCGTGTGGGTGGTGCTACTTACCAAGTTCCAGTAGAAGTTCGCCCAGCACGTCAACAAGCGCTTGCAATCCGCTGGATCATCAGCTTCGCACGCAAAAGAAGCGAGCACACAATGATAGAAAAACTAGCTGGCGAGCTACTAGATGCTGCAAACTCTCGTGGTTCAGCATTTAAGAAAAAAGAAGACACTTACAAAATGGCAGAGGCAAACAAAGCCTTCGCTCACTACCGCTGGTAA
- the fusA gene encoding elongation factor G: MARQTPLNRVRNIGIAAHIDAGKTTTSERILFFTGVSHKIGEVHEGAATMDWMEQERERGITITSAATTCFWKDHQINLIDTPGHVDFTIEVERSMRVLDGAVAVFCAVGGVQPQSETVWRQANKYGVPRMVFVNKMDRTGANFFGVEQQIKDRLKANPVPIQIPIGAEDTFKGVVDLVTMKALTWDDAKGPSLPDIGEIPAELKDKAEEYRAKMIEAIAETDDALMEKFFAGEELSEDEIKKGIKKGCLSMAIIPMLCGTAFKNKGVQPLLDAVIDYLPAPDEVAEIKGVYDDGSEVSVANSDDGEFAGLAFKIMTDPFVGQLTFVRVYRGCLESGSYVYNSVKGKKERIGRLLRMHSNKREEVKEIYAGEIGAVVGLKDTFTGDTLTGEKDHVILEKMDFPDPVISVAVEPKTKADQEKMGLALQKLAQEDPSFRVSTDEESGQTIISGMGELHLEIIVDRMLREFKVEAEVGQPQVAYRETIKSAVEQEYKYAKQSGGRGQYGHVFLRIEPVEAGSGFTFVNDIKGGVVPKEYIPAVEKGCQEALQNGILAGYPVEDVKITLFDGSYHEVDSSEMAFKLAASMGFKEGAKKANPAILEPMMKVEVETPEEYMGDVIGDLNKRRGQVNSMDERSGNKIVTAFCPLSQMFGYSTDLRSQTQGRATYSMEFDHYEEVPRNVADEIIKSRNG; the protein is encoded by the coding sequence ATGGCTAGACAAACTCCACTTAACCGTGTTAGAAACATCGGTATCGCAGCTCACATCGACGCTGGTAAAACAACTACTAGTGAGCGTATATTATTTTTCACAGGCGTTAGCCACAAAATAGGCGAGGTTCACGAAGGTGCTGCTACTATGGACTGGATGGAACAAGAGCGTGAGCGTGGTATTACTATCACATCTGCTGCTACAACTTGTTTTTGGAAAGATCATCAAATAAATCTTATTGACACCCCAGGACACGTTGATTTTACTATTGAAGTTGAGCGTTCTATGCGTGTGCTTGATGGTGCTGTGGCTGTATTTTGCGCTGTTGGTGGTGTTCAACCACAAAGCGAGACCGTTTGGCGCCAAGCTAACAAATACGGTGTTCCACGCATGGTATTTGTAAACAAAATGGATAGAACCGGTGCAAACTTCTTTGGTGTAGAACAACAAATCAAAGACCGTCTAAAAGCTAATCCAGTTCCAATTCAAATCCCAATCGGTGCAGAAGATACTTTTAAAGGTGTAGTTGACCTTGTAACTATGAAAGCGCTTACTTGGGACGATGCAAAAGGTCCAAGCTTGCCAGATATCGGTGAAATCCCAGCTGAACTAAAAGACAAAGCTGAAGAATATAGAGCAAAAATGATCGAAGCTATAGCTGAGACTGATGATGCTTTGATGGAGAAGTTTTTTGCTGGTGAGGAACTAAGCGAAGATGAGATCAAAAAAGGTATCAAAAAAGGCTGCCTAAGCATGGCTATCATTCCTATGCTATGCGGAACTGCGTTTAAAAATAAAGGTGTTCAACCACTGCTTGATGCTGTTATTGACTACCTACCAGCACCGGACGAAGTTGCTGAGATAAAAGGCGTTTATGACGATGGTAGCGAAGTAAGCGTAGCAAATAGCGATGATGGCGAGTTTGCTGGACTTGCGTTTAAGATTATGACTGACCCATTTGTTGGTCAGCTTACTTTTGTTCGTGTATATCGTGGCTGCTTGGAGAGTGGAAGCTATGTATATAACAGCGTAAAAGGCAAAAAAGAGCGTATAGGCCGTCTGCTTAGAATGCACTCAAACAAACGCGAAGAAGTAAAAGAAATCTACGCTGGTGAAATCGGCGCAGTTGTAGGCCTAAAAGATACCTTCACAGGTGATACTCTAACTGGCGAAAAAGACCATGTAATCCTAGAAAAAATGGACTTTCCAGATCCGGTTATCAGCGTAGCTGTTGAGCCAAAAACAAAAGCTGACCAAGAAAAAATGGGCTTAGCTCTACAAAAACTAGCGCAAGAAGACCCATCATTTAGAGTTAGTACTGATGAAGAAAGTGGTCAAACAATCATCTCTGGTATGGGTGAGCTACACCTTGAGATCATCGTTGATCGTATGCTAAGAGAGTTTAAGGTTGAAGCAGAGGTAGGTCAACCTCAAGTTGCTTACCGCGAGACTATTAAATCAGCAGTTGAGCAAGAATACAAATACGCAAAACAATCTGGTGGTCGTGGTCAATACGGACATGTGTTCTTGCGTATAGAGCCAGTTGAGGCTGGTAGCGGCTTTACTTTTGTAAACGACATCAAAGGTGGTGTTGTACCAAAAGAATATATCCCAGCAGTAGAAAAAGGCTGCCAAGAGGCACTTCAAAATGGTATTTTGGCAGGATATCCTGTTGAAGATGTGAAAATCACACTATTTGATGGTTCTTACCACGAAGTTGATAGCTCTGAAATGGCATTTAAGCTTGCTGCGTCAATGGGCTTTAAAGAAGGTGCAAAAAAAGCAAATCCAGCTATCCTAGAGCCTATGATGAAAGTTGAAGTAGAAACTCCAGAAGAGTATATGGGTGATGTTATCGGCGATCTTAATAAACGCCGTGGCCAAGTAAACTCAATGGATGAAAGAAGCGGTAACAAAATCGTTACAGCCTTCTGCCCACTTTCACAAATGTTTGGCTACTCTACTGACCTTCGCAGCCAAACTCAAGGCCGTGCTACTTACTCAATGGAGTTTGACCATTATGAGGAAGTTCCACGCAATGTGGCTGATGAGATTATCAAAAGTCGCAATGGCTAA
- the lon gene encoding endopeptidase La yields the protein MEITSNSQVLPVLVESDLFLYPFMITPIFLSSKDELELVELAMKKDMQIAIMPSKNNQASGFDGCYKAGVVGNILRRSTMPDGKIKILFQGEKKARICEIISQKPMLASLETLNIQIPNEQKCEALLGILKEKIKALGKVSQAISDDLLRTINDSSDLERICDIVCSALKLKKELAYNFFIVTNIEEKVIKISDYIDGEIEASKLQKEIKSKVHSRIDKVNKEYFLKEQLKEIQRELGSDTNRDEELEEYRKRLAKKKDFMGEDAYKEINKQIERLSRMHPDGSEASMTQGYLDWALDVPFEKLSHADLSVNMVATQLDRDHYGLKKPKERIIEYFALRELLEKRKCESKANKGTILCFVGPPGVGKTSLANSISKALKRKLVRIALGGLEDVNELRGHRRTYIGAMPGRIVQGLIEAKTMNPVVVLDEIDKLARSYRGDPTAVLLEILDPEQNSKFRDYYLNFNIDLAKIVFIATANEVAPIPAPLRDRMEFIQLNSYTPQEKMEIFKKYLLPGELENHGLKASEINISKAAVQMLIEEYTRESGVRNLRRQTANILRKSALKILENGDQKGYKINITPKNLGEFLDKKVYEINPAPKSDKVGIVNGLAWTSVGGDVLRIEAIRIKGSGKLEITGQLGDVMKESAQIARSLIKTLIDSGKLKVPKELIRNDKEGKPMPVYDSYDLHIHVPEGATPKDGPSAGITMSTAIASIFSNKSVRHDVAMTGEITLSGEVLPIGGLKEKLIAAFKAKIKTALIPAKNYERDLVDIPDEVKNGMEIIAVNTISDVLKHALNK from the coding sequence GTGGAAATAACTAGTAATTCTCAGGTTTTGCCTGTACTTGTAGAAAGTGATCTTTTTTTATATCCTTTTATGATCACGCCAATTTTTCTCTCATCAAAAGACGAGCTTGAGCTTGTTGAGCTTGCGATGAAAAAAGACATGCAAATAGCCATCATGCCAAGCAAAAACAACCAAGCAAGTGGCTTTGATGGTTGTTATAAAGCAGGTGTGGTAGGCAATATCTTGCGCCGTAGCACTATGCCAGATGGCAAGATAAAAATACTATTTCAAGGCGAAAAAAAGGCTAGAATCTGCGAGATAATCAGCCAAAAACCTATGCTAGCAAGCTTGGAGACTCTAAACATACAAATCCCAAATGAGCAAAAATGTGAAGCCTTGCTAGGAATTTTAAAAGAAAAAATTAAAGCCCTTGGCAAAGTCTCTCAGGCAATCAGCGATGATTTGCTCCGCACTATCAATGATAGCAGTGATTTAGAGCGCATTTGTGATATTGTTTGTTCGGCTTTGAAGCTAAAAAAAGAGTTAGCATATAACTTTTTTATAGTAACAAATATAGAAGAAAAAGTTATAAAAATCAGCGATTATATAGATGGCGAGATAGAAGCTAGCAAACTACAAAAAGAAATAAAATCAAAAGTTCATAGCAGGATTGATAAGGTAAATAAAGAATATTTCTTAAAAGAGCAATTAAAAGAAATACAAAGAGAACTAGGCAGTGATACTAACCGTGATGAAGAGCTTGAAGAGTATAGAAAACGCTTAGCAAAGAAAAAAGATTTTATGGGCGAAGATGCTTATAAAGAAATAAATAAGCAAATCGAGCGTCTTTCACGCATGCATCCTGATGGCAGCGAGGCGAGCATGACGCAAGGATATCTAGACTGGGCTTTGGATGTGCCCTTTGAAAAGCTAAGCCACGCTGATCTTAGCGTAAATATGGTAGCTACGCAGCTTGACCGCGATCATTATGGGCTAAAAAAGCCAAAAGAGCGTATTATAGAGTATTTTGCTCTAAGAGAACTGCTAGAAAAAAGAAAGTGCGAAAGCAAGGCAAACAAAGGCACTATTCTTTGCTTTGTAGGACCTCCAGGCGTGGGAAAAACTAGCCTAGCAAATAGCATTTCAAAGGCACTAAAACGCAAGCTAGTCCGCATAGCACTAGGAGGCTTAGAGGATGTAAATGAGCTTCGTGGTCACCGCAGAACCTACATCGGCGCAATGCCAGGTCGCATAGTCCAAGGGCTGATTGAAGCAAAGACTATGAATCCAGTAGTAGTGCTTGATGAGATTGACAAGCTTGCTAGATCGTATCGTGGTGATCCAACTGCGGTTTTGCTTGAAATCCTAGACCCAGAGCAAAATAGCAAGTTTAGAGATTATTATCTAAACTTTAATATTGACTTAGCTAAAATCGTTTTTATAGCCACCGCAAACGAAGTAGCGCCGATACCTGCGCCACTTAGGGATAGAATGGAGTTTATCCAGCTAAATAGCTACACTCCACAAGAAAAAATGGAGATTTTCAAAAAATACTTGCTACCTGGGGAGCTAGAAAATCACGGCCTAAAAGCTAGCGAAATAAACATAAGCAAAGCGGCTGTGCAGATGCTAATAGAAGAATACACCCGTGAGAGCGGAGTGCGAAATCTGCGCCGCCAAACTGCAAATATCTTGCGCAAATCAGCCCTAAAAATCCTAGAAAACGGCGATCAAAAAGGCTATAAAATAAACATAACGCCAAAAAATCTAGGCGAGTTTTTAGATAAAAAAGTCTATGAAATAAACCCAGCACCTAAAAGCGATAAAGTAGGCATCGTAAATGGTCTAGCGTGGACTAGTGTAGGTGGCGATGTGCTACGCATAGAAGCAATTCGCATAAAAGGCAGCGGCAAGCTAGAAATCACAGGTCAGCTAGGCGATGTGATGAAAGAAAGTGCGCAAATTGCTAGATCGCTAATCAAAACGCTAATTGATTCAGGTAAGCTAAAAGTGCCAAAAGAGCTTATAAGAAATGACAAAGAGGGTAAACCTATGCCTGTATATGATAGCTATGATTTGCACATCCATGTCCCAGAAGGCGCCACGCCAAAAGATGGCCCAAGTGCTGGAATTACAATGAGCACGGCTATTGCTAGTATTTTTAGTAACAAAAGCGTTCGCCACGATGTGGCAATGACAGGCGAAATAACGCTAAGTGGTGAAGTGCTACCAATCGGTGGGCTAAAAGAAAAGCTAATCGCAGCTTTTAAAGCCAAAATCAAAACAGCGCTAATACCTGCTAAAAACTACGAGCGAGATCTAGTAGATATCCCTGATGAAGTAAAAAACGGCATGGAGATCATAGCAGTAAATACCATCTCTGATGTGCTAAAACATGCTTTAAATAAATAG